A genomic region of Dactylococcopsis salina PCC 8305 contains the following coding sequences:
- the htpG gene encoding molecular chaperone HtpG yields MTVLEQGKITIHSENIFPIIKKSLYTNHEIFLRELISNAVDAISKLKMASLSGELKGEIGEPEVKIHLDQGKKQISVSDNGIGMTADEIKKYNNQVAFSSAEDFIKKYQNSDNKLIGHFGLGFYSCFMVAEKVEIDTLSYQEGEKAVHWSCDGSPEFQLEESDRKTRGTTITVTLLDEEKEYAEQQRIRQLVKTYCDFMPVPIKLDGETINRQRSIWKESPRDLTDEDYLEFYRYLYPYQEEPLLWVHLNTDYPFLLNGILYFPKLKPDVDVSRGHIKLFCNQVFVSDNCEEIIPEFLLPLRGVIDSPDIPLNVSRSALTANRTVRRIADYITKKIGDRLKSLYEDNPKTYINSWQDLGTFVKYGALRDEKFKKQVEDIIIFRSTADLGGNTPQVEVQKEGEDAWEEATPTQQATDEQGYYYTTLKDYLERNQEKHENRVFYCTDPSTQSTYVELYKNQGLEVLFMDSFIDNNYFIPFLEQEYSNLQFTRVDAELDDTLVDNDQAGEIVDPQTNKTRNEVVKELFEGAINNSNVNIKTQAIKSDDPQNSPPAMVLLPEAMRRMQEMTALMQQQSMQFPEQHVLVVNTAHPLIQNIVQLNQGGIIQSSSGESSSNELAKMMCRHVYDLALMAQKAFDAEGMQQFIERSNQVLTRLTK; encoded by the coding sequence ATGACCGTTTTAGAACAAGGGAAAATAACAATCCACAGTGAAAACATTTTTCCGATTATTAAAAAATCGCTCTACACCAATCACGAAATCTTCTTACGAGAACTGATTTCTAATGCTGTTGATGCCATCAGTAAACTGAAAATGGCTTCCCTGTCTGGAGAATTAAAGGGAGAAATTGGAGAACCAGAAGTCAAAATTCATTTAGACCAAGGTAAGAAACAAATCTCTGTTTCTGATAATGGCATCGGAATGACCGCCGATGAGATCAAAAAATATAATAACCAAGTCGCATTTTCCAGCGCGGAAGACTTTATTAAAAAATATCAAAATAGCGATAATAAGCTCATTGGTCATTTTGGACTAGGATTTTATTCCTGTTTCATGGTTGCGGAAAAAGTTGAAATTGATACCCTATCTTATCAAGAAGGAGAAAAAGCAGTCCATTGGAGTTGTGACGGTTCACCAGAATTTCAACTGGAAGAATCCGATCGAAAAACGCGAGGAACAACGATTACAGTTACTCTTTTAGACGAGGAAAAAGAATACGCAGAACAACAACGCATCCGACAACTGGTTAAAACCTACTGTGATTTTATGCCAGTTCCGATTAAATTAGACGGTGAAACAATCAACCGTCAGCGTTCGATTTGGAAAGAATCGCCACGAGACTTAACCGACGAAGACTATCTCGAATTTTACCGTTATTTATATCCTTATCAAGAAGAACCCTTACTCTGGGTTCACCTCAACACTGATTATCCTTTTCTCCTCAATGGAATCCTTTATTTCCCGAAATTAAAACCTGATGTGGATGTCAGTCGGGGACATATTAAACTGTTTTGTAATCAAGTATTTGTTAGCGATAACTGCGAAGAAATTATCCCTGAATTTTTACTTCCTTTGCGCGGTGTTATCGACAGTCCAGATATTCCCTTAAACGTCTCCCGTAGTGCTTTAACTGCTAATCGAACGGTTCGTCGTATTGCTGATTATATTACGAAAAAAATCGGCGATCGTCTCAAATCTCTCTATGAAGATAATCCCAAAACTTACATCAACAGTTGGCAAGATTTAGGGACGTTTGTTAAATATGGTGCGTTACGAGATGAGAAGTTTAAAAAACAAGTGGAAGACATTATTATCTTCCGCAGCACTGCTGATTTAGGGGGAAATACGCCACAAGTAGAAGTGCAAAAAGAAGGGGAAGATGCTTGGGAAGAGGCGACCCCAACTCAACAAGCAACAGACGAACAAGGCTATTATTACACCACCCTTAAAGATTACCTCGAACGAAACCAAGAGAAACACGAAAACCGTGTTTTCTACTGTACTGATCCTTCGACACAAAGCACTTATGTGGAGTTGTATAAAAATCAAGGGTTAGAAGTCCTGTTTATGGACTCTTTCATTGATAACAATTATTTCATTCCTTTCTTAGAACAGGAGTATTCTAACTTGCAATTTACGCGAGTGGATGCGGAATTAGATGACACTTTAGTTGACAATGACCAAGCGGGAGAAATTGTTGATCCGCAAACGAATAAAACTCGCAATGAGGTGGTTAAAGAGTTATTTGAAGGCGCGATCAATAATTCCAATGTAAACATTAAAACGCAAGCGATTAAATCAGATGATCCGCAAAATTCACCGCCAGCGATGGTATTATTACCAGAGGCAATGCGTCGGATGCAGGAAATGACAGCGTTGATGCAACAACAATCAATGCAATTCCCAGAACAGCACGTTTTAGTTGTTAATACGGCACATCCTTTAATTCAAAATATTGTGCAACTTAATCAAGGAGGAATTATTCAAAGCAGTAGCGGTGAGTCTTCCTCTAATGAGTTAGCAAAAATGATGTGTCGTCATGTTTATGACTTGGCGTTAATGGCACAAAAAGCATTTGATGCTGAAGGGATGCAGCAGTTTATTGAGCGATCGAATCAAGTTTTAACTCGTTTAACCAAGTAA
- a CDS encoding MFS transporter, translating to MNLSRFPFLKTAFDPHFPFSPQRFPFFYGWIIAVFTTVGTLFSIPGQTAGVSVFTDPVIAATGLSRVQLSSAYLVGTLGSSFMLPLGGRLMDRFGARLTVMLSSLGLGLTLVYLSVCDYLIVFLNGFFPLVNRSIVGLVVMAIGFTALRFSGQGVLTLVSRNTIAKWFDRRRGFVSGIANVFISFGFSAAPLILSFWIDGFGWRGAWLALAVTVGGGMTFLGWLFYRDNPEICGLTMDGKLPKTLPQETSEEASQTEETVAKIGELTAKEALKTREFWGVTLGLSIHALTVTGITFNIVDLGAQSGLNEQEAVGLFLPIGILSTITGFLVGVISDRVRLKWLVVTLLLLQFAGFVGMANLALLPWRLLGIIGLGTSGGFFATLTIVALPRLFGRTHLGAIGGMQMTSMVVGSAIGPSLLALFKDTFGSYQSGLYACCLFLPIALILTLLSRE from the coding sequence GTGAACTTATCTCGTTTTCCTTTTCTCAAAACCGCCTTCGATCCCCATTTTCCCTTTTCTCCGCAGCGCTTTCCCTTCTTTTACGGTTGGATAATTGCGGTTTTTACCACTGTGGGAACGTTATTTAGCATTCCAGGTCAAACCGCAGGAGTAAGCGTTTTTACAGACCCTGTGATTGCAGCAACAGGCTTATCCCGTGTGCAGTTAAGTTCGGCTTATTTGGTGGGAACATTAGGAAGTAGTTTTATGCTTCCCCTCGGCGGACGCTTAATGGATCGCTTTGGGGCAAGATTAACCGTAATGCTCTCTTCTTTGGGGTTAGGTTTAACCTTAGTTTATTTGAGCGTTTGCGATTATTTAATTGTCTTTTTGAACGGTTTTTTCCCCTTAGTGAATCGCTCAATTGTTGGCTTAGTCGTCATGGCGATCGGGTTTACAGCGTTACGCTTTAGCGGACAAGGAGTTTTAACCCTCGTTAGTCGCAATACGATCGCGAAATGGTTCGATCGCCGTCGTGGGTTTGTTTCAGGAATCGCCAATGTCTTTATTTCCTTTGGCTTTTCTGCAGCGCCTCTGATCCTTAGTTTCTGGATTGATGGCTTCGGATGGCGCGGTGCTTGGCTGGCTTTAGCTGTAACAGTCGGCGGGGGAATGACGTTTCTGGGATGGCTATTCTATCGCGATAATCCTGAAATCTGCGGGTTAACAATGGATGGGAAACTTCCCAAAACGTTACCGCAAGAAACCAGTGAGGAGGCTTCCCAGACAGAAGAGACTGTGGCGAAAATTGGGGAATTAACGGCGAAAGAAGCCCTGAAAACCAGAGAATTTTGGGGCGTTACCTTGGGGTTATCCATTCATGCGTTGACGGTTACAGGAATTACTTTCAATATTGTCGATTTAGGGGCACAGTCGGGATTAAATGAACAGGAAGCGGTGGGATTATTTCTTCCCATTGGCATTTTATCCACGATTACAGGCTTTTTAGTGGGAGTTATCAGCGATCGTGTGCGCCTAAAATGGCTGGTTGTTACCCTGCTGTTGCTACAGTTTGCAGGGTTTGTGGGAATGGCGAACTTAGCGTTACTTCCTTGGCGATTATTGGGAATTATCGGATTGGGAACAAGCGGTGGGTTTTTCGCCACCCTGACCATTGTTGCTTTACCCCGTTTATTTGGTCGCACGCATTTGGGCGCGATCGGGGGAATGCAGATGACAAGCATGGTGGTAGGAAGCGCGATCGGGCCGTCTCTGTTAGCCTTATTTAAAGATACCTTTGGCTCGTATCAATCGGGATTGTATGCGTGCTGTCTCTTCCTCCCGATCGCGCTCATTTTAACCCTCTTATCGCGGGAATAA
- a CDS encoding PFE-CTERM domain-containing protein, which translates to MDFTFDNSVSDVRSAGTGEALYEYPNGVITLTGLTSGASIDYSGGIELNFPDNEEMDIDSTLFFPDASNSPILGNNINFDTLGTPFFSDVDNLALSLSELQASSFNNQSGAGGGTAFFDPSAMFNSETGMRFGPVPADNLVAEPVPFEAEGTMGLAALGGFFWYRKRKQAKNN; encoded by the coding sequence TTGGACTTTACTTTTGATAATAGTGTGTCCGACGTCCGTTCTGCAGGCACTGGTGAAGCTCTTTATGAATATCCTAATGGAGTTATCACTTTAACAGGATTAACATCAGGAGCAAGCATTGATTACTCAGGTGGAATTGAGCTTAATTTTCCAGACAATGAGGAGATGGACATTGATAGTACCCTTTTTTTCCCAGATGCTAGCAACTCTCCTATTTTAGGAAACAATATTAATTTTGATACTCTAGGAACTCCCTTTTTCAGTGATGTTGATAACTTAGCACTGTCTTTATCAGAATTGCAAGCAAGCTCCTTCAACAATCAAAGTGGAGCTGGTGGAGGTACTGCATTTTTCGATCCCTCCGCCATGTTTAATTCTGAAACAGGAATGAGATTTGGTCCCGTTCCTGCAGATAATCTGGTTGCTGAACCCGTTCCCTTTGAAGCAGAAGGGACAATGGGGTTAGCTGCGTTAGGTGGCTTCTTCTGGTACAGAAAGCGCAAGCAAGCGAAAAACAATTAA
- a CDS encoding DUF760 domain-containing protein, which produces MVFDPNFFNSDANQNQSSASGEEQSDNSLLQYLQQQNPDVLAEIARSISPDAKQIVSQNVQGLVGVLPSEQFQVQVTTDQDHLSNMLASAMMTGYFLRQMEQRMELETRMDHSLDS; this is translated from the coding sequence ATGGTATTTGACCCTAATTTCTTCAATTCTGACGCGAACCAAAATCAATCATCTGCATCTGGTGAGGAACAATCGGATAACTCATTGTTGCAATACTTACAACAGCAAAATCCTGATGTTTTAGCAGAAATCGCTCGCTCCATCAGCCCCGATGCTAAACAAATTGTCTCACAGAATGTGCAAGGGTTAGTAGGAGTTTTGCCTTCGGAACAATTCCAAGTTCAAGTCACCACTGATCAAGATCATCTTTCTAATATGTTAGCTTCTGCAATGATGACTGGCTATTTCTTGCGTCAAATGGAACAACGCATGGAGTTAGAAACTCGTATGGATCACAGTTTAGATAGTTAA
- the obgE gene encoding GTPase ObgE, which produces MQFIDQTEIQVIAGKGGDGMVAFRREKYVPAGGPSGGNGGKGGSIILEADENLQTLLDFKHQHCFNAEDGKKGGPKNKTGANGRDRVLLVPCGTIVYDLETEEPIGDLTQHQQRLCVAKGGKGGLGNAHFLSNRNRAPENALPGLPGEERRLRLELKLLAEVGIIGLPNAGKSTLISAISSARPKIADYPFTTLIPNLGIVRKPTGDGTVFADIPGLIAGAHQGVGLGHEFLRHIERTKILLHLIDLNADDPIADYKTIQEELRAYKPSLAQRQQILVLNKVDAVETERQEEVKQQFSSLLNAPILSISAVTRSGLDELLNRVWEVLEESVTSDQ; this is translated from the coding sequence ATGCAGTTTATTGATCAAACAGAAATTCAAGTTATCGCTGGTAAGGGAGGAGACGGTATGGTCGCCTTCCGACGGGAGAAATATGTGCCAGCAGGCGGCCCATCGGGGGGAAACGGCGGTAAAGGAGGGTCGATTATTTTAGAAGCGGATGAGAACTTGCAAACTCTCCTTGACTTTAAGCATCAGCATTGCTTCAACGCCGAAGATGGCAAAAAGGGAGGACCGAAAAATAAAACGGGGGCAAATGGGCGCGATCGCGTCTTACTTGTCCCTTGTGGCACAATCGTTTATGATTTAGAAACGGAAGAACCGATCGGTGATTTAACCCAGCACCAGCAACGATTATGTGTCGCCAAAGGCGGAAAAGGAGGATTAGGGAACGCTCATTTTCTCAGCAACCGTAACCGCGCCCCTGAAAATGCACTCCCTGGGCTTCCTGGGGAAGAACGGCGCTTGCGATTGGAATTGAAACTCTTAGCAGAAGTGGGAATTATTGGCTTACCGAATGCGGGAAAATCGACTTTAATCTCGGCGATTTCTTCTGCGCGTCCAAAAATTGCGGATTATCCCTTTACGACGCTGATTCCTAATTTAGGAATTGTTCGCAAACCCACAGGCGATGGAACGGTTTTCGCCGATATTCCTGGGTTGATTGCGGGAGCGCATCAGGGAGTCGGGTTAGGACATGAATTTTTGCGTCATATTGAACGCACTAAAATTTTACTTCATCTCATTGACTTAAATGCAGATGACCCGATCGCTGACTATAAAACGATTCAGGAAGAATTACGAGCTTATAAACCGAGTTTGGCTCAACGACAGCAAATTTTAGTTCTCAATAAAGTCGATGCCGTGGAAACAGAGAGACAGGAGGAAGTAAAACAACAATTTTCCTCTCTACTCAATGCTCCCATTTTATCGATTTCTGCTGTTACTCGATCGGGGTTAGACGAACTTTTAAATCGGGTTTGGGAGGTTTTGGAAGAATCAGTGACCAGTGACCAGTGA
- a CDS encoding oligosaccharide repeat unit polymerase produces the protein MPIFLFSLYSFLNVPIFLFSLYSFLNVPIFLFSLYSFLNVPIFLFSLYSFLNVPIFLFSLYSFLNVPIFLFSLYSFLNVPIFLFSLYSFLNVPIFLFSLYSFLNVPIFLFSLYSFLNVPIFLFSLYSFLNVPIFLFSLYSFLNVPIFLFSLYSFLNMPIFLFSLYSFLNMPIFLFSLYSFLNMPIFLFSLYSFLNDWSLVTGHWSLILPKPPKPDLKVRLTPIE, from the coding sequence ATGCCTATTTTTCTCTTTTCTCTCTACTCGTTTCTTAATGTGCCTATTTTTCTCTTTTCTCTCTACTCGTTTCTTAATGTGCCTATTTTTCTCTTTTCTCTCTACTCGTTTCTTAATGTGCCTATTTTTCTCTTTTCTCTCTACTCGTTTCTTAATGTGCCTATTTTTCTCTTTTCTCTCTACTCGTTTCTTAATGTGCCTATTTTTCTCTTTTCTCTCTACTCGTTTCTTAATGTGCCTATTTTTCTCTTTTCTCTCTACTCGTTTCTTAATGTGCCTATTTTTCTCTTTTCTCTCTACTCGTTTCTTAATGTGCCTATTTTTCTCTTTTCTCTCTACTCGTTTCTTAATGTGCCTATTTTTCTCTTTTCTCTCTACTCGTTTCTTAATGTGCCTATTTTTCTCTTTTCTCTCTACTCGTTTCTTAATGTGCCTATTTTTCTCTTTTCTCTCTACTCGTTTCTTAATATGCCTATTTTTCTCTTTTCTCTCTACTCGTTTCTTAATATGCCTATTTTTCTCTTTTCTCTCTACTCGTTTCTTAATATGCCTATTTTTCTCTTTTCTCTCTACTCGTTTCTTAATGACTGGTCACTGGTCACTGGTCACTGGTCACTGATTCTTCCAAAACCTCCCAAACCCGATTTAAAAGTTCGTCTAACCCCGATCGAGTAA